In one window of Mesorhizobium sp. B2-1-1 DNA:
- a CDS encoding type II toxin-antitoxin system VapC family toxin, with product MTLVDTNVLLDVVTDDPSWADWSVAHLEAASLDGPLLINDAVYAELAVRYARIEDLEAFVEAAGLEMVPMPRAALFLAGKAFTQYRRSGGSRTGVLPDFFIGAHAAVGRLPLLTRDIGRYRTYFPSVTLITP from the coding sequence GTGACGCTCGTCGACACCAACGTTCTGCTCGACGTTGTTACGGACGATCCGAGCTGGGCGGATTGGTCGGTTGCCCATCTCGAGGCAGCGAGCCTCGACGGGCCGTTGTTGATCAATGATGCGGTCTATGCCGAGCTTGCCGTCCGCTACGCACGCATCGAGGATCTGGAGGCGTTTGTCGAGGCGGCCGGTCTAGAAATGGTTCCGATGCCAAGAGCAGCCCTCTTCCTTGCCGGAAAAGCATTTACACAATATCGCAGATCGGGAGGATCCAGGACCGGCGTGCTGCCTGACTTTTTCATCGGCGCCCACGCAGCCGTCGGACGCCTTCCGCTGCTGACGCGTGATATCGGCCGCTACCGGACTTATTTCCCTTCTGTGACGCTGATCACTCCCTGA
- a CDS encoding aromatic ring-hydroxylating oxygenase subunit alpha: MDARNDMLKRLQGRRDGFSLEQPFYTDPDYFKLDMELIWYRDWLFIGHDCELPRPGSFITVQIGDYPVVLVRDQKGNINAFHNSCRHRGSRVCNTDKGTAAKLVCPYHQWTYELDGRLLFARQMAEGFDKSQFGLKPVACESVGGYIFICLADEPADFAPMRTMIEPYLLPHRLREAKVAFESTIVEKGNWKLVWENNRECYHCAGNHPELCKTFPEAPTVTGVQDADSDPEMLSHWAKCEAAGLPSRFRIDPAGQYRATRAPLLRDAVSYTMTGKRAVKKNLSDGVATDRIGSLLLYHYPTTWNHILGDHAVTFRVLPISATETAVTTKWLVHKDAVEGVDYDLAELTHVWTETNGQDRRIVEENAFGILSPAYEPGPYSELHEGGVIQFVDWYARFIGPRLAEDGRPALRSVA, encoded by the coding sequence ATGGATGCGCGCAACGACATGCTGAAACGGCTGCAAGGCCGCAGGGACGGCTTCTCGCTCGAGCAGCCCTTCTATACCGATCCCGACTACTTCAAGCTCGACATGGAGCTGATCTGGTACCGCGACTGGCTGTTCATCGGCCATGATTGCGAACTGCCCCGGCCCGGCAGCTTCATCACCGTGCAGATCGGCGACTATCCTGTGGTGCTGGTGCGCGACCAGAAGGGCAACATCAACGCCTTCCACAATTCTTGCCGCCATCGCGGCAGCCGCGTCTGCAACACAGACAAGGGCACGGCGGCGAAGCTCGTCTGCCCCTACCATCAGTGGACCTATGAACTGGACGGCAGGCTGCTGTTCGCCAGGCAGATGGCCGAGGGTTTCGACAAGAGCCAGTTCGGCCTGAAGCCGGTCGCCTGCGAAAGCGTCGGCGGCTACATCTTCATTTGCCTCGCCGACGAGCCGGCGGATTTCGCGCCGATGCGGACGATGATCGAACCCTATTTGCTGCCGCATCGGCTGCGCGAAGCAAAGGTCGCCTTCGAGAGCACCATCGTCGAGAAGGGCAATTGGAAGCTGGTCTGGGAAAACAACCGCGAATGCTATCATTGCGCCGGCAACCATCCGGAGCTCTGCAAGACCTTCCCGGAGGCGCCGACCGTGACTGGCGTGCAAGACGCCGACAGCGACCCGGAGATGCTGTCGCACTGGGCCAAGTGCGAGGCGGCCGGCCTGCCGAGCAGGTTCCGCATCGACCCGGCCGGACAGTACCGTGCCACCCGCGCGCCGCTGCTGCGCGATGCCGTCAGTTATACGATGACGGGAAAACGCGCGGTCAAGAAGAACCTGTCCGACGGCGTTGCCACCGACCGCATCGGCTCCTTGCTGCTCTATCACTATCCGACGACCTGGAACCACATCCTTGGCGACCACGCCGTCACGTTCCGCGTGCTGCCGATCAGCGCCACCGAGACCGCGGTGACGACCAAATGGCTGGTTCACAAGGACGCGGTCGAGGGCGTCGACTACGACCTTGCCGAACTCACCCATGTCTGGACCGAGACCAACGGCCAGGATCGTCGCATCGTCGAGGAAAACGCCTTCGGCATCCTGTCGCCGGCCTATGAACCCGGCCCCTATTCCGAACTGCACGAAGGCGGCGTCATCCAGTTCGTCGACTGGTACGCGCGTTTCATCGGTCCGCGTCTCGCCGAAGACGGCCGGCCGGCCCTGCGCAGCGTTGCTTGA
- a CDS encoding DUF680 domain-containing protein produces the protein MKKIVLAAAAVLAVSGSAFAGSDNYGSNGANQPAVTSVDNAHTASVQKSAPSAQAPVQGADRNLFGNN, from the coding sequence ATGAAGAAGATCGTTCTTGCTGCCGCCGCCGTCCTGGCCGTGTCGGGCAGCGCTTTCGCCGGCAGCGACAACTATGGCTCCAATGGCGCCAACCAACCTGCTGTCACCTCGGTCGACAACGCGCACACGGCTTCGGTCCAGAAGTCGGCGCCGTCTGCCCAAGCGCCTGTTCAGGGTGCCGATCGCAACCTCTTCGGCAACAACTAA
- a CDS encoding hybrid-cluster NAD(P)-dependent oxidoreductase → MTDLGLYRHLDQMAPWNDRLQVLEVIGVSDEAPDVKTFTFRSDNQTWFRYKPGQFVTLELPTADGLLMRTYTLSSSPSRPFSIAVTVKAQAGSTGTRWMFDHLRPGSHVKAYGPAGDFSLHSHPAAKYLFISAGSGVTPMMSMLRWLNDCAPWTDVGFVNCARRPEEIIFRKELELLGSRMPGLSLGFMIEERSSREGWFGHMGRIDAIRLPLLAPDFREREIFCCGPDPFMRAVRGMLEAAGFDMARYHQESFAAPLVEEIPAPFASPTGDGAAIPVEAATPIRFSISDVDAACVAGQTVLQTARASGVRIPAACEFGLCGTCKVKKLSGEVEMSHNGGILDHEIEDGFILACCSKPLSALDIEA, encoded by the coding sequence ATGACGGATCTCGGCCTCTATCGCCATCTCGATCAGATGGCGCCCTGGAACGACAGGCTCCAGGTGCTGGAAGTGATCGGCGTGAGCGACGAGGCGCCTGATGTAAAGACCTTCACCTTCCGCTCCGACAACCAGACCTGGTTCCGCTACAAGCCGGGCCAGTTCGTGACGCTGGAACTGCCGACAGCGGATGGGTTGCTGATGCGCACCTACACGCTGTCGTCTTCGCCTTCACGGCCATTCTCGATCGCGGTGACGGTGAAGGCGCAGGCCGGCAGCACCGGCACACGCTGGATGTTCGACCATTTGAGGCCTGGTTCGCACGTCAAGGCGTATGGGCCGGCCGGAGACTTTTCGCTGCACAGCCACCCGGCGGCCAAATATCTGTTCATCTCGGCCGGCTCCGGCGTGACGCCGATGATGTCGATGCTGCGCTGGCTGAACGACTGCGCGCCATGGACCGATGTCGGCTTCGTCAACTGCGCCCGCCGCCCCGAAGAGATCATCTTCCGCAAGGAGCTGGAATTGCTCGGCAGCCGCATGCCCGGCCTGTCGCTCGGTTTCATGATCGAGGAGCGGTCGAGCCGGGAAGGCTGGTTCGGCCATATGGGCCGCATCGACGCCATCCGGCTGCCGCTTTTGGCGCCCGATTTCCGAGAGCGCGAAATCTTCTGCTGCGGCCCCGACCCCTTCATGCGTGCCGTGCGCGGCATGCTCGAAGCCGCCGGCTTCGACATGGCGAGATACCATCAGGAGAGCTTTGCAGCGCCGCTGGTGGAGGAAATCCCGGCGCCGTTCGCCTCGCCGACCGGAGACGGCGCAGCCATTCCTGTCGAAGCCGCGACGCCGATCCGGTTCTCGATTTCGGATGTCGATGCCGCATGCGTCGCCGGCCAGACGGTGCTGCAGACGGCGCGCGCCTCGGGAGTCAGAATCCCCGCCGCGTGCGAATTCGGCCTGTGCGGAACCTGCAAGGTCAAGAAGCTCTCGGGCGAGGTCGAGATGAGCCACAATGGCGGCATCCTCGATCACGAGATCGAGGACGGCTTCATCCTCGCCTGCTGCTCCAAGCCGCTTTCGGCGCTTGACATCGAGGCGTGA
- a CDS encoding DUF680 domain-containing protein, giving the protein MKKIILTAAALLAVSGSAFASSDHYGSNAPAATAVDSSYTASTKKSEPAAQTPVQGADRNLFGNN; this is encoded by the coding sequence ATGAAAAAGATCATTCTCACTGCCGCCGCCCTTCTGGCTGTTTCCGGCAGCGCCTTCGCTAGTAGCGACCATTATGGTTCGAATGCCCCTGCGGCCACCGCCGTCGACAGCTCGTACACCGCTTCGACCAAGAAGTCGGAACCGGCTGCCCAGACGCCTGTCCAGGGTGCCGATCGCAACCTCTTCGGCAACAACTAA
- a CDS encoding alpha-glucosidase, which yields MQSALKASSKPDLAVDSDWWRGAVIYQIYPRSYQDSNGDGIGDLKGIIGRLPYIAALGADAIWISPFFKSPMKDFGYDVSDYCDVDPMFGTLADFDALTAEAHRLGLKVMIDEVLSHTADIHPWFRESRSNRSNPKADWYVWADPRPDGTPPNNWLSIFGGSAWQWDTSRQQYYLHNFLAEQPDLNFHNGEVQDALLDVTRFWLERGVDGFRLDTINFYFHSQGLENNPPLPPEQRNDQTAPAVNPYNYQDHIYDKSRPENLGFLERFRALLDEYPATAAVGEVGDSQRGLDVVAAYTAGGKRVHMCYSFDFLAPEKISAAKVRSVLETFGKVASDGWSCWAFSNHDVMRPASRWAANEADPTAYLKVISALLMSLRGSVCIYQGEELGLGEAELRFEDLQDPYGIRFWPEFKGRDGCRTPMVWDGSARNGGFSQAKPWLPVPAKHLSQAVNVQQGDEHSLLEHYRRFLGFRRAHPALAKGDINFIESQGDTVAFTRRAGNEQIVCVFNLGSGPAEVDLGGRSLQPLPGHGFSGQQSSGSIRLGGYGAWFGRID from the coding sequence ATGCAATCCGCTTTGAAAGCCAGTTCGAAGCCCGATCTCGCCGTCGATAGCGACTGGTGGCGAGGTGCCGTGATCTACCAGATCTATCCGCGCAGCTACCAGGACTCGAATGGCGACGGCATCGGCGACCTCAAGGGGATCATCGGGCGGCTGCCCTATATCGCCGCGCTCGGCGCGGACGCCATCTGGATCTCGCCCTTCTTCAAATCGCCGATGAAGGATTTCGGCTACGACGTCTCGGATTACTGCGACGTCGACCCGATGTTCGGCACGCTGGCCGATTTCGACGCGCTGACGGCGGAGGCGCACAGGCTGGGGCTGAAAGTGATGATCGACGAGGTGCTGTCGCACACCGCCGACATCCATCCCTGGTTCAGGGAAAGCCGATCGAACCGCAGCAATCCGAAAGCCGACTGGTACGTCTGGGCCGATCCCAGGCCGGACGGCACGCCGCCCAACAACTGGCTGTCGATCTTCGGCGGATCGGCCTGGCAATGGGACACCAGCCGCCAGCAATATTACCTGCACAACTTTCTCGCGGAACAGCCGGACCTCAATTTCCACAACGGCGAAGTCCAGGACGCGCTGCTCGACGTCACCCGCTTCTGGCTGGAGCGCGGTGTCGACGGGTTCCGCCTCGACACCATCAATTTCTACTTCCACAGCCAGGGGCTGGAAAACAACCCGCCGCTGCCGCCGGAGCAGCGCAACGACCAGACCGCACCCGCGGTCAATCCCTACAACTACCAAGACCACATCTACGACAAGAGCCGTCCGGAGAACCTCGGCTTCCTCGAACGCTTCCGCGCCCTGCTCGACGAATATCCGGCAACGGCCGCGGTCGGCGAGGTCGGCGATTCACAGCGCGGACTGGACGTTGTCGCGGCCTATACAGCCGGCGGCAAGCGCGTGCACATGTGCTATTCCTTCGACTTCCTGGCGCCGGAAAAGATCAGCGCCGCCAAGGTCCGTTCGGTGCTGGAAACCTTCGGCAAGGTTGCCAGCGATGGCTGGTCGTGTTGGGCCTTCTCCAACCATGACGTGATGCGCCCGGCCTCGCGCTGGGCCGCCAACGAAGCCGACCCGACCGCCTATCTCAAGGTTATCTCGGCATTGCTGATGTCCTTGCGCGGCTCGGTCTGCATCTATCAGGGCGAGGAACTGGGGCTCGGCGAAGCCGAATTGCGGTTCGAGGATCTGCAAGATCCCTACGGCATCCGTTTCTGGCCGGAATTCAAGGGCCGCGACGGCTGCCGCACGCCGATGGTGTGGGACGGCAGCGCCAGGAATGGCGGCTTCTCCCAGGCAAAGCCGTGGTTGCCGGTGCCGGCCAAGCACCTGTCGCAAGCCGTCAATGTCCAGCAAGGCGACGAGCATTCGCTGCTCGAACACTACCGACGCTTTCTCGGCTTCCGCCGTGCCCATCCGGCGTTGGCCAAGGGCGATATCAATTTCATCGAAAGCCAGGGCGACACTGTCGCCTTCACGCGCCGCGCGGGCAACGAGCAGATCGTCTGCGTCTTCAACCTGGGATCCGGGCCAGCGGAGGTTGACCTTGGCGGTCGATCGCTGCAACCTTTGCCCGGACACGGATTTTCGGGACAACAGAGCTCCGGCTCCATCCGCCTCGGCGGCTACGGCGCCTGGTTCGGGCGCATCGACTGA
- a CDS encoding DUF680 domain-containing protein gives MKKIILAAAAVLAVSGSAFASSDNYGSNGANQPAVTSVDNAHTASIRDSGSPVYKLLNSSGDVHKSAPQGSDRNLFGH, from the coding sequence ATGAAAAAGATCATCCTTGCTGCCGCCGCCGTCCTGGCCGTTTCGGGCAGCGCTTTCGCCAGCAGCGACAACTATGGCTCCAATGGCGCCAATCAGCCTGCCGTCACCTCGGTCGACAATGCGCACACGGCTTCGATCCGCGACAGCGGCTCGCCCGTCTACAAGCTGCTCAATTCGTCGGGCGATGTACACAAGTCCGCCCCTCAGGGCAGTGACCGGAATCTCTTCGGCCACTAA
- a CDS encoding ABC transporter ATP-binding protein codes for MADVTLRQVKKSYGNLNILHGIDLDIKSGEFIVFVGPSGCGKSTLLRSIAGLEEITSGELRIAGEVVNDVPPSKRGIAMVFQSYALYPHMTVYDNMAFSMKIGKESKAEIDKRVRQAAEILQLTNYLDRLPKAMSGGQRQRVAIGRAIVRNPKVFLFDEPLSNLDAALRVATRIEIAKLKESMPNTTMIYVTHDQVEAMTLADRIVVLKEGHIEQVGTPMELYKKPGNLFVAQFIGSPAMNILPATIDKSGNPTAISHVGGRKATVPIATPASAKGASVSFGVRPEDLTIAGGTDYLFEGTVDYVEQLGEVQLVYVDIGRADLPLVTKLPGNVEVKRGATLRLSADAGDLHIFDADGRSFALHETEAKAA; via the coding sequence ATGGCCGATGTCACGCTGAGGCAAGTGAAGAAATCATACGGCAATCTCAACATTCTGCACGGCATCGACCTCGACATCAAATCGGGCGAGTTCATCGTCTTCGTCGGGCCGTCGGGTTGCGGCAAGTCGACATTGCTGCGCTCGATAGCAGGGCTCGAGGAGATCACCTCGGGCGAGCTCAGAATAGCCGGCGAGGTGGTCAACGACGTGCCGCCGTCGAAACGCGGCATCGCCATGGTGTTCCAGTCCTACGCGCTCTATCCGCATATGACGGTCTACGACAACATGGCGTTCTCGATGAAGATCGGGAAGGAAAGCAAGGCCGAGATAGACAAGCGCGTGCGCCAGGCGGCAGAGATCCTGCAGCTGACCAACTATCTCGACCGCCTCCCCAAGGCGATGTCGGGCGGCCAGCGCCAGCGCGTGGCCATCGGCCGCGCCATCGTGCGCAACCCGAAGGTGTTCCTGTTCGACGAACCGCTGTCGAACCTCGACGCCGCGCTGCGCGTCGCCACCCGCATCGAGATCGCCAAGCTCAAGGAATCGATGCCCAACACCACCATGATCTATGTCACCCACGACCAGGTCGAGGCGATGACGCTGGCCGACCGCATCGTGGTGCTGAAGGAGGGCCATATCGAGCAGGTCGGCACGCCGATGGAACTCTACAAGAAACCCGGCAATCTGTTCGTTGCTCAGTTCATCGGCTCGCCGGCCATGAACATCCTGCCGGCGACCATCGACAAATCGGGCAATCCGACCGCCATCAGTCATGTCGGCGGCCGCAAGGCTACGGTGCCGATCGCGACGCCGGCCTCGGCCAAGGGCGCGTCGGTGAGCTTCGGCGTGCGGCCGGAGGACCTGACGATCGCCGGCGGCACGGACTATCTGTTCGAAGGAACGGTGGATTATGTCGAGCAGCTCGGCGAGGTGCAACTCGTCTATGTCGACATCGGCCGCGCCGACCTGCCGCTGGTGACCAAGCTGCCGGGCAATGTCGAGGTCAAGCGCGGGGCGACACTGCGGCTGAGCGCCGACGCCGGAGACCTTCATATCTTCGACGCGGATGGACGATCCTTCGCGCTGCACGAGACGGAAGCGAAAGCGGCCTGA
- a CDS encoding DUF680 domain-containing protein, whose translation MKKIILAAAAVLVVSGSAFAGSDNYGSNGANQPAATSTDSSYTASTKTSAPAAQAPVQGADRNLFGNN comes from the coding sequence ATGAAGAAGATCATCCTTGCTGCCGCCGCCGTTCTGGTGGTGTCGGGCAGCGCTTTCGCCGGCAGCGACAACTATGGCTCCAATGGCGCCAATCAGCCCGCGGCCACTTCGACGGACAGCTCATACACCGCTTCGACCAAGACGTCGGCTCCGGCTGCCCAGGCACCTGTTCAGGGTGCCGACCGTAACCTCTTCGGCAACAACTAA
- a CDS encoding AbrB/MazE/SpoVT family DNA-binding domain-containing protein, whose amino-acid sequence MATTVTAKGQVTIPKPVRDLLEIVPGSKVDFRRAADGSVVLTRADKKQPASRFARLRGHAGEGLTTDAIMALTRSER is encoded by the coding sequence ATGGCGACGACCGTTACAGCGAAGGGACAAGTGACCATCCCCAAACCGGTTCGCGATCTCCTGGAGATCGTCCCGGGAAGCAAGGTCGATTTCCGGCGCGCTGCCGATGGCAGCGTGGTGCTGACCCGTGCTGACAAAAAGCAGCCGGCGAGCCGCTTCGCCAGGTTGCGAGGTCATGCCGGCGAGGGGCTCACGACCGACGCGATCATGGCGCTGACGCGCTCCGAACGGTGA